A stretch of the Vigna radiata var. radiata cultivar VC1973A chromosome 7, Vradiata_ver6, whole genome shotgun sequence genome encodes the following:
- the LOC106766145 gene encoding uncharacterized protein LOC106766145, with product MVTTRSMDNPNQMEMIRELQAQLEEQAHTIRQQQRLQQAQAKRMEEQAQIIRQQQEIQQKQSDEIARLRARRATPEMSETQGSQNNGHGRHTPPLNDRSPNPLPFTEAVMQAQMPDRPPPSIERFDGTSDPEHHLRNFIDSMAYYSNSNPVKCRAFSQSLKGEALEWYYTLPPNSVDSFRTVISLLKKQYAINRRDEITPVDLVNIKQGKDETLRAFIQRYNEVARRAKGVTHDFIIGNLPNCIKPGYVSEHLYARQPKTMEEFQERFTEYIKMEDQRSSRRKQTYHGNRGHTIEGCQGLKDELERLIHVGYLREFVREEANRARRSPKKEPVRRSLEKNTRPTDRSRSRSRGIAHDRPARGHIDTISRGFARGGASSSARKRHLRNLQSVHNVSHHSLTMPDIAFTNADFHAPDLDQDDPMVITARIAQYDVSKVLIDQGSSVNILYWSTFQKMEFSEDVVAPFNEQIVGFAGERVDTRGYLDLCTRLGTGECSKELRVRFLLVEANTTYNALLGRPCLNAFGAIVSTPHLAMKFPSEEGNICTVKVDQKTARQCYVARLKMIPFVPPNKAKQPETILVDLDPRTNTNDRFEPQGDVKAFVLGRSEDQTTSIGAGLQPEDERDLTELLRANFKLFAWSVADMPGIHPSVMTHKLSVFKEARPVAQKKRRFGDEKRDTIQEEVNKLTKAKFIREIPYTT from the exons ATGGTCACCACGAGGAGCATGGACAACCCTAACCAGATGGAGATGATCCGAGAATTACAAGCTCAACTGGAAGAACAAGCCCACACTATACGTCAGCAACAAAGGCTTCAACAAGCCCAGGCTAAAAGGATGGAGGAACAAGCCCAGATCATACGACAGCAGCAGGAGATACAACAGAAGCAGAGCGACGAAATCGCCCGGTTGAGGGCACGTCGCGCGACTCCTGAAATGTCCGAGACTCAAGGAAGCCAGAATAACGGGCATGGCAGACACACACCTCCCCTAAACGACCGGTCACCTAACCCATTGCCCTTCACTGAAGCCGTCATGCAGGCCCAAATGCCCGATCGACCTCCTCCGTCAATTGAAAGATTTGACGGCACCTCTGATCCTGAACATCACCTTAGAAACTTCATTGACTCCATGGCTTACTACTCCAACAGTAACCCAGTCAAGTGCAGAGCTTTCTCCCAATCCTTGAAAGGAGAGGCTTTGGAATGGTACTACACCCTTCCCCCTAACTCAGTCGATAGCTTTCGTACTGTTATTAGCCTGCTCAAAAAGCAATATGCCATCAACCGAAGAGATGAGATAACTCCCGTTGACCTCGTCAATATAAAACAAGGCAAAGACGAGACTTTACGAGCGTTCATACAGAGATACAATGAAGTTGCGAGACGAGCGAAGGGTGTCACCCATGACTTTATTATTGGCAATCTCCCCAACTGCATAAAGCCGGGATATGTCTCGGAGCATCTATACGCTCGACAACCTAAAACGATGGAAGAATTCCAAGAAAGATTCACCGAGTACATCAAGATGGAGGACCAAAGAAGCTCTCGTAGGAAACAAAC ATACCACGGTAACAGAGGACACACTATCGAAGGCTGTCAAGGACTGAAAGATGAACTGGAGAGGCTTATCCACGTTGGATACCTCCGTGAGTTCGTACGAGAAGAAGCAAACCGAGCGAGACGCTCTCCCAAAAAGGAGCCCGTTCGAAGAAGTCTGGAAAAGAACACCCGACCAACAGACAGGTCAAGGAGTCGTTCCCGAGGAATAGCACACGATAGGCCTGCTAGGGGTCATATTGATACGATCTCCAGAGGGTTCGCCAGGGGAGGGGCATCATCCTCAGCCCGGAAAAGACATCTAAGAAACCTACAAAGTGTTCACAATGTAAGCCATCACTCTCTGACAATGCCGGACATCGCGTTCACCAATGCCGACTTCCATGCCCCGGATCTCGATCAAGATGACCCTATGGTCATAACCGCACGGATAGCACAATATGATGTCAGCAAAGTCCTGATTGACCAAGGAAGCTCAGTTAACATACTCTACTGGTCCACGTTCCAGAAAATGGAATTCTCAGAAGATGTTGTCGCCCCCTTTAATGAACAGATTGTGGGATTCGCCGGGGAAAGAGTAGACACCCGGGGATACTTGGATCTATGCACACGACTAGGCACGGGAGAATGCTCGAAGGAACTGCGCGTACGGTTTTTACTGGTGGAAGCCAATACCACTTACAATGCGCTACTCGGGCGACCTTGCTTGAATGCTTTCGGCGCAATCGTGTCCACTCCCCACCTGGCGATGAAGTTTCCGTCCGAGGAAGGGAACATATGCACAGTAAAAGTAGACCAGAAGACCGCTCGGCAGTGCTATGTAGCCAGACTGAAAATGATACCATTCGTCCCTCCAAACAAAGCCAAACAACCGGAGACAATTCTTGTTGACTTGGACCCAAGGACGAACACGAATGATCGGTTCGAGCCCCAAGGCGATGTCAAGGCGTTCGTACTAGGGCGAAGTGAAGATCAAACCACTTCCATTGGCGCTGGACTACAACCAGAGGACGAGCGGGATCTGACAGAGTTGCTGCGCGCCAACTTCAAACTGTTTGCATGGAGCGTCGCCGATATGCCCGGAATACACCCGAGCGTCATGACGCATAAATTATCTGTTTTCAAAGAAGCCCGACCGGTGGCACAGAAAAAACGGAGATTTGGTGACGAAAAGAGGGATACCATACAAGAGGAGGTCAACAAACTAACCAAGGCAAAATTCATCCGGGAAATTCCCTATACGACCTAG
- the LOC106769291 gene encoding probable mannitol dehydrogenase encodes MAATPGLEHSRKAFGWAARDKSGVLSPFDFTRRETGEKDVAIKVLFCGICHSDLHNIKSEWGQSIYPLVPGHEIAGEVVEVGSKVEKYKVGDRVGVGCMVNSCRSCNSCDENLENYCSKMVLTYGAKDIDGSITQGGYSDLVVVDEHFVISIPDGLSLEAAAPLLCAGITVYSPLQYFGIGKPGLHVGVVGLGGLGHMAVKFAKAFGAKVTVISTSPNKKKEAIEHLGADKFLVSRNQEELEAAKGTMDGIIDTVSAVHSLVPLIDLLKTGGKLVIVGLPDHPLELPIFPILARKSVAGSCIGGIKETQEMINYAAKYDIQPDIEIIPVDYVNTAMERLLKADVKYRFVIDIGKTLKRSS; translated from the exons ATGGCTGCTACACCAGGACTGGAGCATTCTAGGAAGGCTTTTGGATGGGCTGCTAGAGACAAATCTGGGGTTCTCTCCCCCTTCGACTTCACCAGAAG GGAAACAGGAGAAAAAGATGTGGCAATCAAAGTGTTATTCTGTGGTATATGCCACAGTGACCTCCACAATATCAAGAGTGAATGGGGTCAGTCCATTTATCCACTGGTACCCGG GCACGAGATTGCAGGTGAAGTGGTAGAGGTTGGAAGCAAGGTAGAGAAGTACAAAGTGGGAGATAGGGTGGGTGTGGGGTGCATGGTTAATTCCTGCAGGTCGTGCAATAGCTGCGATGAAAATCTTGAGAATTACTGTTCAAAAATGGTTCTGACGTATGGAGCGAAGGATATTGATGGGAGCATCACACAAGGAGGCTACTCTGATCTGGTTGTTGTAGATGAACACTTTGTGATCAGCATTCCTGATGGTCTATCTCTTGAGGCTGCTGCACCTCTCTTATGTGCTGGGATCACAGTGTACAGCCCTCTCCAATATTTTGGAATTGGCAAACCAGGCCTACATGTGGGTGTGGTTGGTCTTGGTGGCCTTGGCCACATGGCTGTTAAGTTTGCCAAAGCTTTTGGGGCTAAAGTTACTGTAATCAGCACATCTCCAAACAAAAAGAAGGAAGCTATTGAGCATCTTGGAGCTGACAAATTTTTGGTCAGTCGTAATCAAGAGGAGTTGGAG GCTGCAAAGGGCACCATGGATGGTATAATAGACACAGTGTCTGCAGTTCACTCTCTGGTCCCTCTGATTGATCTGTTGAAGACTGGTGGGAAACTTGTGATTGTTGGTCTACCCGATCATCCTTTGGAGCTTCCAATCTTTCCAATACTAG CAAGAAAGAGTGTAGCTGGCAGTTGCATTGGAGGAATAAAAGAGACTCAAGAGATGATTAATTATGCTGCCAAATACGATATACAGCCTGACATCGAGATTATTCCTGTTGATTATGTAAACACGGCAATGGAGCGTCTCCTCAAAGCAGATGTCAAATATCGATTTGTTATTGACATTGGGAAGACACTGAAGCGCAGCTCTTAA
- the LOC106769396 gene encoding probable mannitol dehydrogenase, giving the protein MAATPGLEHSRKAFGWAARDKSGVLSPFDFTRRETGEKDVAIKVLFCGICHTDLHVIKSEWGQSTYPLIPGHEIAGEVIEVGSKVQKYKVGDRVGVGCMVNSCRSCKSCDEDLENYCSKTIQTYGAKDIDGSFTQGGYSDLVVVDEHFVISIPDNLPLEAAGPLLCAGITVYSPLRYFGIDKPGLHLGVVGLGGLGHMAVKFAKAFGAKVTVISTSPNKKKEAIEHLGADSFLVSRNQEELEAAKGTLDGIIDTVSAVHSLVPLVDLLKTGGKHVIVGLPDKPLELPIFPLLARKSVAASNIGGIKETQEMINYCAKHDIQPDIEIIPVDYVNTAMQRLVKADVKYRFVIDIGNTLKRSS; this is encoded by the exons ATGGCTGCAACACCAGGACTGGAGCATTCTAGGAAGGCTTTTGGATGGGCTGCTAGAGACAAGTCTGGGGTTCTCTCCCCCTTCGACTTCACAAGAAG GGAAACAGGAGAGAAAGATGTGGCAATCAAAGTGCTATTCTGTGGTATATGCCACACTGATCTTCATGTTATTAAGAGTGAATGGGGTCAGTCTACTTATCCACTGATACCCGG GCACGAGATTGCCGGTGAAGTGATAGAGGTTGGAAGCAAGGTACAGAAGTACAAGGTGGGAGATAGGGTGGGTGTGGGGTGCATGGTTAATTCCTGTAGGTCGTGCAAAAGCTGCGATGAGGATCTTGAGAATTACTGTTCAAAAACGATTCAGACATATGGAGCGAAGGATATTGATGGGAGCTTCACACAAGGAGGCTACTCTGATCTGGTGGTTGTAGATGAACACTTTGTGATCAGCATTCCTGATAACCTACCTCTTGAGGCTGCTGGTCCTCTCTTATGTGCTGGGATCACAGTTTATAGCCCTCTCCGATATTTTGGAATTGACAAACCAGGCCTGCATTTGGGTGTGGTTGGTCTTGGTGGCCTTGGTCATATGGCTGTTAAGTTTGCCAAAGCTTTTGGGGCTAAGGTCACTGTAATCAGCACATCTCCAAACAAAAAGAAGGAAGCTATTGAGCATCTCGGAGCTGATTCATTTTTGGTCAGTCGTAATCAAGAGGAGTTGGAG GCTGCAAAGGGTACCCTGGATGGTATAATAGATACAGTGTCTGCAGTTCACTCTCTGGTCCCTCTGGTTGATTTGTTGAAGACTGGTGGGAAACATGTCATTGTTGGTCTACCTGATAAGCCTTTGGAGTTACCTATCTTTCCTTTACTAG CGAGAAAGAGTGTAGCTGCCAGTAACATTGGAGGAATAAAGGAGACTCAAGAGATGATTAATTATTGTGCTAAACACGATATACAGCCTGACATTGAGATTATTCCTGTTGATTATGTAAACACGGCAATGCAGCGTCTCGTCAAAGCAGATGTCAAATATCGATTTGTTATTGACATTGGGAACACACTGAAGCGCAGCTCTTAA